The window TCTAACGTCCACCGCAGGACGAAAGAGGCGAATCTAGGTCATAGTCTCGTAAACGCCGGCGAGGCTAGAACCGCTTGTTGACGGAGCCATAGACGAACCGTCCGCGCAGATCATGCGTGTCGCGGTCGTAACGATCCGCGAAGGCGCCTTGAACAAACGGAGGGGCTTCGTCGCTGACGTTGATCACGCCAATGGTGACCTTCGTATCCCAGGGCAGTCGATAGCTGACCTGCAGATCGAAGGTCAACCAGTCCGAAACTTCCCGGTTGAATCCGCTGTTCACATCGTCTCGATAAGCGCCGATGTAGTTGGCGGTGACGCCCGCCTCGAGGTTGCTGTAATCCCAGAACAAGCTGCTCACGAGTTTAATCCGCGGCAAACTTCCCAGACCGAAGCCGGATTCGATCTGCGTGAAGTCACCCAGGCGGTCCGTTAACCCTTCGCCAGGAATATTCTCCTGTTTGAAGTTGAAGTAATACGCCACCAAGGTTGAAGACGTGAATTTGCCAGCCGTTTTCGTATCAAGCTCGTAAGTCAGCGTCGTATCGAAACCTTCAATGATACGGCGGGAGAGGTTCAACGTCGGAGAATACAGCGTCGTGTAGTCCTTCGTGACTGGGTCGAACACGATGAAACTCGCGTACGGTGCATTCGGATTGTTCGGCCCGCCACCCTTGTAGTTGGAATCAATGATGAACTGGTCGGCACTGCCTGCGATATCCTTCTGCTCAATCCGGAAGTAGTCCACACCCACCGTCAACCCTTTTACCTGAGGCGGCGTGTAAATCAAACCGGCGGTGTAGTTTTCTGCCGTCGCCGGTTCGAGGAAGCGATTGCCGGAATGGAATGTTCGGATCTGATCGTTGTAGGTTGGGTCTTTCTCCGCAAATTTAACCGGATTGCGAAGTTCGGGATAATCTTCGGCCGCTTGCCGGTAGAGATCGCCAAAACCTGGCGTCGTGAAAGACTCTGAGTAGGACGCCCTGACCGTCAACTGCTCACCGACTGGCTTCCAGAGAATTCCGACCTTCGGATTGTAGGTCCCCCCAAAATCCGAGTAATCTTCGTAGCGCCCGGAGTGATTAATGTCAAAACTGTGGATACCGGGAATGTTCATTCCCATCCCGATCACAGGAATGCTGACTTCGTAAAACACGCCGTTGACATCGCGGCTGCCCAAATATGGTTTCGCGCTGTTGAAGGCCACCACGTTTCCGCTGATGAGCGTCGAATCCGGCCGGTAATCTCTCCGCTCCTCGCGATGTTCGCCGCCAAATGCCACTGCGACTGGCCCCGCCGGCAAGTCAAAGAGTTCTCCGTTGACCTTGCCGTCAATCGAGTAAAGCGTATCGGTCACGAACGTGTAATGGTCCAGCCGGATCGCGTCCAGGGCGGCACTGGTGTTAGACCGATTGCCGAAAGGGTTGAAGGCCGTGGTTCGGTCGGTCGATTTGATCGCCTGTTCGAGGCCGGTTCGGCTCACGTCGTTGCCCTGGAGATTGACGCCATCCTGAAACGTGTACAGCGTCGCCAGTTCCCAATTCCATGTGGTTTCAGCCACGCGCCCCCTGAGGCCACCGACGAAACGAAAGATGTTCCAGGTATTGGCATCCACGCGTGGTCCCAATTCCTCCGGACGATAGCGGGCGCGGTCAATCGGCACGCCGAAGACGTTAAACGGATTGTTCGCTGGGATCACGATGCCATTCGGGCTCGTCGGAGTCGTCTGATTTACAAAAACAATCGGGGACGGCGCCAACTGGTTGTAGCTGTAGGCGTGGGTGTAGAAGGACTCGGTGAAGAATTTCAGGTTCTCGCCAAACAACTCGTGCTCGCTATTGCCGAAAAAGCTGTAGCGCTCGGCGTCGCGGATCGCTGGGGTGAAGAACGGGTACGGATACCGGTCCGTGGCATTGCTGAACGCAGTATATTGGTTCGTGCTGGTGCCGGTCGTCCCTGGCGTCCCGCGGTAAACCGCACCCGTCGTGCGAAGCACACTGTTGGTGGGAACCTGCGTCGTCTGGATCCGTCCCGGGTTGCTGGTGGGGCTGGTGTTGTTTGGGTCAGACACATTCGCTCGAGATCTCTCGCGGTCACCGCTGTAGAGCGAGTTCACTTTGTAGAAGCTGCCTCCGACCAAGAACGACGATTTCTCTTTCGTCATGCCACTGACGAACGAGTAGCGCTGTTCTCCAACATCCGTTGAGGTGGTGTTGCCATACCCCGCATCAAGCACGGTGCCGTTGAAATCTTTCTTCAGAATGACGTTGACGACGCCAGCCACGGCATCCGCACCGTACACGGACGAGCCGCCATCTTTCAGGATTTCGATCCGCTCCACCGCGGCCAGCGGGATGGCATTGAGGTCCTGGTTCGCCGTGCGTCGTCCATTTATGAGCAGCAACGTGCCTCCGGGCACTCCTCGCAAGGAAATCTCGGCACGACCGTCGCCGCCATTCCCTCGAGAGATGCCGAAATTGCCGCCGCCAACGGCCGACGGCATTCGTTTGACGACGGCTTCGATCGTTTTCGCACCCTGACGCTCGATCGACGCTTCGCTGTAAGTTTCGACTGGCGGGATACCGACGGTCTCCGCGGTTGGAATATTCGAGCCCGTGACCACGACGGGTCTCAATTGTTCGATCTGGTTGGTCGCCGCCTGCCCGAAGGCGGCCGTGGCGGCCAATTGCAGAGTCATCCCTCCAAGAATGGCTCGTCTTAAGGCCACTCCCGCTTTCAATTGCTCGTGATAGTTCGTCTTGCTCATAGTTGAGTTATGGGTTTGGTTTTGGTGAGTTCCCCGCCGCCATCGGCTGGCTGGCCTGCACACTGGCGGTTCGGAACTGTTTCGTTGATTCCGCTGTCGGGCTTTGCTGGAGAGTGCAAGAATCCATCGAAAAAGAAAAGGAATTTTTGCGCGAATGTTAACGGCCCTACGGCGGATTCAAGAAAATGTAGAACTGACACGCCAACCATTGCTGCGACTGTGCCAAGGGAAATCGATTTGGCGCTACAGGATCGCTTCTCGGCGACGAACGCTCCGGAATGGAGAAAAGCTCGCCTACGTCTGACAGAACACCCAAGCGCCTTGCCCACCTCGTGGCGCTGTCCCGGTTAACCAGGGAAGGACGTGGGAAGCTCTTTCATTCTGTTCCTTCCGGATCGCCTTCGGTCATGGATGCGACCATCCGAGCTATGTCCCGAATTTTCAATCTGCTGTATCGCCGATTTCCAATCGGCAGGGCGCCGTCAAGTCCCAGCGGGCTCGGACTGGGAGACGCCCCGCAGAATACAATTCTGCGATACGGCAGAGTGCAACTCTGCGCTACGAGCTTTGTCGTCCATCCCGCGGACCAAGCGGTAAAATCGCTTGCGCTACGGAACGGAAGGAGTAGAAACCGTGCATGCGCCGCTCCGGTTCCGAGGTTTTTTTCGGCTTCATCTTTTCCTGGCTGGTTTTGTGTTCTTCGCATATCAGACGCTCGCGCCGCGAGCGAGCGCTCAAGGCGTGAATGGCGGTGGCCGATCACGCGCTCAGTTGGAGCGCGCAAGGGGGTGACTATTTGAGACGTGGTGAATGGTTGGCCGGCGTGGGTTATCGCTACCAATACTCGGATCACCTCTTTCACGGGACGACCGATTTGGGGCATACCGACGGTAATCCTTCTTTCAAGAACCGCGCGATTCACTTCATCGACCTGCACGCGACTTACATGGCAACCAAGAGGCTCAGCCTCAGCCTCACGCTGCCGTTCAAATACGCCGATAGCACCTCGTCTTACGAGCACGACTTCGTTCATTTCCATACGATGCACGCCGGTGGCTTGGGCGACATCAGGCTCGCTGCCGGATTCTGGCTGCTGGACCCGGCCAAGCAAAGAGAGGAAGATCGCAAACACCGAAACATTTCCTTGGGCCTTGGCGTTAAGTTCCCCACCGGAGACTATCAGGCGACGGACACTTCTTATCGCGGCACAGGTCCGATTCAGTGGCCGGTTCATCCCTCATTGCAGCTCGGCACGGGCGGATGGGGCATCGTACTGCAAATGGACGCCTTCCATGAGGTGTTTCGAAACGGGTTCGTCTATGCGTCCGGCTCCTACACGATCGAGCCGCGCAACGTCAATGGCGTCCCGGTCATCGAATATCCGGGCGTGCAATCCGTGCCGGATAGCTACGTTGGGACAATCGGATTGTCCTACATGATCTGGCCCAAGCAAGGGCTGTCGCTCAGCTTAGGCGGGCGAATCGAGGGTCTTCCCGTCCATGATTTGTTGGGTGGGAGTGAGGGCTATCGCGGGGCCGGATACGTCATTTCCATCGAGCCTGGCCTGGCCTGGAGTCGAGGCCGCAACACCTTCACGATGAGCGCACCCGTCGCCCTGGAACGCAACCGCCAGGCCACGGTTGCCGAAAGAAGAGCAGGTTGGCAGGGTTATGCCGCCGCCTTTGCCGATTTCCTGATACAAGCCAGCTACTCGCGGCGATTCTGATGTGTTGTCCACGAATGTCGGGTCCCACTGGGCCCGCGCTTTGTTCGGTCTGGGTCAAACGAACGCAGCCGAGGCCAAGATCGACGAGTTCTTGAAGGAGAATCCCGAAGATCGGCCGGGGGAGCTCACCGCCATGAAAGCCATGCTTCTGGCCGCCAAAGGCGAGGAGTTGGAAGCCGTTGCCAAACTGCGCGAAGCCATCGCCAGGAAGCAGACGATCGGCTTCGGTGAATTTCATCATACCGCCTATTTCATCGCCTGCGCTTACGGGCGGCTGCGCAGGAATGAGCAAGCGCTCCACTGGTTAAAGGAAGCCGCTGAAACGGGTTTCCCCTGTCGAAGTCTTGCCCGTTTGCCTGGCGCCAGTCAAAACCACCACCGGCCGGGTGCAGGCCAGGCGCCGAAGAAACGGTTCAATGGAGCGAGGAATCCACATGGGGAAAATATACGATCATATCGTATATTTTGCAAAGCAGAGTTAGTTACTAATCAGACCGTGGGATAGAATACGCGCTCAGGCGACCCAAGGCTTGACGGATTTCAGCGACCTGTTTGGCCGAAAGGAATGTTTGTCTGATTGACGAGTCTCGCAGCGCGGCCGCCGTCGTTTCGATCACTTGCACCGCGCTGGCGTAGGTCGAGCGGGCTTGTTCGAGGTCTGGCCGGCGTTCGTGAAGTTCGCCCAGCGCCTGGTAAGTCTTCCAAAGTTGCGGCGGGTTGCCGATTTCCCGGGCCAGGGTGAGGGCTTTCGTCAGGGCGGCTTCCGCTTCCTCGATCTTTCCCTCGGCCAGATAGGCCTGGCCGCGCAACCGCCAGCCTTTGACAATGTTTTTTCGGGAGGAAGTCGGTTCGGCCAGCTTGAGGCATTCGTCGGCGAGCGCGAGCGCTTTGTCGGGATTGCCTTTCTTGAGCCAAAGTTCGCCGAGGCTGTGACAGCAGTGCTGCATGTAACGCCACTTCATCCATTCCTCCCCCCATTTGCCGCGCTGCTGGGAATCGCGATAGACTTTTTCCAGAATGGTCTGAGCCTAGTCCAGATCCCCTTGCCTCAAAGCGCAGTCGCCCAGGTTAATCCCGGCGTTCCTGATGATCTCCGGATCGCCAATTGTGCGCGAAGCATCGAGTCCTATCTGATTGTAGCGAACGGCGTGATCGAAGTTATAGAGTTCACTGTAGATCCAACCGAGGGTGTTCAGAATGCGGCATCTCCAAATTTGATCTTGGAACCGCTGGCTCCACTGCAACGCGTCCTGAAGCGAAGCCAGAGATCGATCAAACTCGCCCTTTCCGCCTTGAAATAATCCTTTCATCCAGGACATCCATAGGAAGAGGACCAGGAAATGGTTGGATTT of the Verrucomicrobiota bacterium genome contains:
- a CDS encoding TonB-dependent receptor codes for the protein MSKTNYHEQLKAGVALRRAILGGMTLQLAATAAFGQAATNQIEQLRPVVVTGSNIPTAETVGIPPVETYSEASIERQGAKTIEAVVKRMPSAVGGGNFGISRGNGGDGRAEISLRGVPGGTLLLINGRRTANQDLNAIPLAAVERIEILKDGGSSVYGADAVAGVVNVILKKDFNGTVLDAGYGNTTSTDVGEQRYSFVSGMTKEKSSFLVGGSFYKVNSLYSGDRERSRANVSDPNNTSPTSNPGRIQTTQVPTNSVLRTTGAVYRGTPGTTGTSTNQYTAFSNATDRYPYPFFTPAIRDAERYSFFGNSEHELFGENLKFFTESFYTHAYSYNQLAPSPIVFVNQTTPTSPNGIVIPANNPFNVFGVPIDRARYRPEELGPRVDANTWNIFRFVGGLRGRVAETTWNWELATLYTFQDGVNLQGNDVSRTGLEQAIKSTDRTTAFNPFGNRSNTSAALDAIRLDHYTFVTDTLYSIDGKVNGELFDLPAGPVAVAFGGEHREERRDYRPDSTLISGNVVAFNSAKPYLGSRDVNGVFYEVSIPVIGMGMNIPGIHSFDINHSGRYEDYSDFGGTYNPKVGILWKPVGEQLTVRASYSESFTTPGFGDLYRQAAEDYPELRNPVKFAEKDPTYNDQIRTFHSGNRFLEPATAENYTAGLIYTPPQVKGLTVGVDYFRIEQKDIAGSADQFIIDSNYKGGGPNNPNAPYASFIVFDPVTKDYTTLYSPTLNLSRRIIEGFDTTLTYELDTKTAGKFTSSTLVAYYFNFKQENIPGEGLTDRLGDFTQIESGFGLGSLPRIKLVSSLFWDYSNLEAGVTANYIGAYRDDVNSGFNREVSDWLTFDLQVSYRLPWDTKVTIGVINVSDEAPPFVQGAFADRYDRDTHDLRGRFVYGSVNKRF
- a CDS encoding tetratricopeptide repeat protein, translating into MKWRYMQHCCHSLGELWLKKGNPDKALALADECLKLAEPTSSRKNIVKGWRLRGQAYLAEGKIEEAEAALTKALTLAREIGNPPQLWKTYQALGELHERRPDLEQARSTYASAVQVIETTAAALRDSSIRQTFLSAKQVAEIRQALGRLSAYSIPRSD